A DNA window from Macadamia integrifolia cultivar HAES 741 chromosome 4, SCU_Mint_v3, whole genome shotgun sequence contains the following coding sequences:
- the LOC122077210 gene encoding KH domain-containing protein SPIN1-like — translation MSMDWQGVRASPSSHVVKKILRLEIPVDSYPNFNFVGRLLGPRGNSLKRVEASTGCRVYIRGKGSIKDPGKEEKLRGRPGYEHLNDPLHILVEAELPINIVDLRLRQAQEIIEELLKPVVFISLILLDLCYQISFFILLLLNIFCCWYCL, via the exons ATGTCAATGGACTGGCAAGGGGTACGAGCAAGCCCCAGTTCTCATGTTGTTAAGAAGATTTTGCGCTTGGAAATTCCAGTAGATAGTTATCCAAAT TTCAATTTTGTTGGGCGGCTTCTAGGCCCCAGAGGCAATTCACTAAAACGAGTGGAGGCTTCTACAGGCTGCCGTGTGTACATTCGAGGAAAAGGTTCAATAAAGGACCCAGGAAAG GAGGAGAAGCTAAGAGGAAGACCAGGCTATGAGCACCTGAATGATCCACTCCACATCTTGGTTGAAGCCGAGTTACCCATCAATATTGTTGATTTAAGGCTGAGACAGGCACAAGAAATTATAGAAGAACTGCTTAAACCTGTGGTAtttatttctttgattctcCTGGACTTATGCTACCAAATCTCTTTCTTTATATTGCTTTTATTGAACATATTCTGCTGTTGGTATTGCCTGTGA